In Lathyrus oleraceus cultivar Zhongwan6 chromosome 2, CAAS_Psat_ZW6_1.0, whole genome shotgun sequence, the DNA window GGGCTTAATGAACATGAATCTCGATTGCTTTTTCAACAAATTCGTGGAACAACTTCAACTTCAACTTCAACTTCAACTTCGACCAACAACAAACAAGACATTGAGTGGGAGATTGTGAAAGATTGTGGTGGAGTCCCTCTTTGGATACTGATCATAGCGACGTTGATGAAGAACCATAGTGGTGGAGGGGACTTGATTCTTGAAGCAAAACAAATAGCAGACGTCGAGACGAAGTTTTTACAAGAGGTTGAGTCTATCTATTACGATTATCTTCCCACGCATCAGAAATTGTGCTTTGCGTTGTGTTCGTTGTTTTCAAGCGATTATTTGATAGACGCGGAGAGATTAACTCAACTCTGGACTGCGGAAGGATTTCTCACTATTCCATATCAACAACTTGATCGAGCTTGTTTCCAAGACTTTGTTTCTTTGGTTTTCCATCAAGAGGAAGAAAATGGTGTATATAGAATGAGCCGCTTAATGCACAAACTCGCAAAGATAGTTGCGGGTGATGAAAACATCATTGTGGATTCAATGGGGGAAGTAGTTAAAGAAGTAATGCTGCGAGCTTCGTTTGATTTCGGTTTGGATCTATCATGTGGGATTCCAGATTCAGTGTTTGAGAAAGCAAAGAAACTGAGAACCATTCTATTGTCATACAAAAACACCAACAACCCTCGGCTTCCACACGAGGTAAAGATGACAACATCAACATGTGATAAGATCTTCAACACCTTCAAGTCTCTGCGCGTGTTGGATCTACACGACTTGGGGATCAAGGTAGTGCCAACCTCTATTCAGGAGATGAAATACTTGAGGTATCTAGATCTATCCCATAACAACATAGAGAAGCTTCCTAGTTGCATCACAAAGCTTATCCATTTGCAAACCTTGAAACTCTCCTACTGCCACGTCCTCAAGGAATTGCCAAGAGACTTGCAGGATCTGGCTCAACTCAAGCATCTTGACATTGAAGGTTGCTTAGATCTGACTCACATGCCAGCCGGGATAAATAACCTCACTTCTTTACAAACACTGTCACTTTTCGTGGCTAGCAAGAAACACGTCATCACCACAGGACTAAGAGAACTCGCCGATCTGAACAATCTGAGAGGAACCTTGGAAATTCTGCATCTGGAGCAAGTCAAGTTCTATCCATCCAATGAAGGGGCTAATGATgaaattttgaaaaataaacgACACCTTCAGCATTTGACTTTAAGATGGGATCATGATGATGACGAAGAGAAAAACGACGGAGTTGATATTGACAACAGCGACGAGAAGTTACTTGAATGTCTCCAGCCACATCCAAGTCTAGAAGTGCTATTTGTTGTGGGGTACAATGGCCACTCCTTCTCTAACTGGCTTGTTTCACTTCAATGCCTTGTTAAGTTTACCTTAAATGATTGTCATAAATGCATATCTCTACCGCCAATGGATCACCTTCCACTTCTCAAGGTTCTTCATCTTAGGAGGTTGAACTCTCTCGAGTTCATTTCAAAAAACAGTACAGAACTTGAGGTAGGTTCCACTTCCTCTACTACACCTATATTCTTTCCTTCCTTAAAGGAACTTACAATCTCAGATTGTCCAAATCTTAAAAGTTGGTGGGAAAATGATGAGATATTGAAAAACAAAAGACCATCTTTCACTTGTATTTCAAAAGTAAGTATCCGGTGTTGTCCTAAATTAGCATGCATGCCATTGTGTACTGATCTTGATGAAGAGTTAGTTCTGGTAGATTCCAACTTAAGATCAATGAGGGAAACTGAAACTACTTCAGAAGCTGTACTACGTCCTCTCTTGCAATTGAAGTCCATGGTAATTGAGCGTATTGAAGAATCTCCACCACAAAGTTGGCTTATGAACTTCATTTTACTTGAAAAACTTCACATTCGAGATTGTTTTAATTTAAAGTCTCTACCACAAGGTTTCAAGTCTTTGAGCTCACTCAAATCTCTCAGCATTGAGAGATGTCAGGAATTCGATCTCGAAAATTCTGAAGGTGAATGGGAAGGTCTGAAAAACCTTCATTCTCTAACATTAAGGAGTATTCCAAAACTAAAGTCCCTAACACAGGGTATCGGAAACGTATTATCTTTGAAAGATATAACAATTTATGATTGCCATGCTTTAACTTCTCTACCTGAAAGCATAGGTAACCTCACTTTACTAGAAAAACTGTTTATTTCTGAATGCAGAAATTTAGATTCTCTGCCTAAAGGAATGGAAAAGATTGAGTCACTACATACTTTGATTATTGTGGACTGTCCTTTGTTATTGCCAAGGTGTCAACCAGACACGGGTGATGATTGGCCACAAATTGCTCATATCAAAAATAAGTTGGTGAGGGAAACACCTCAAGACTTAAGGGACTAGTGATATCAAGCAAAAACCAAAATTTACTTTTATCAGg includes these proteins:
- the LOC127119797 gene encoding putative disease resistance protein RGA4, whose amino-acid sequence is MDVAIVSHSIHNILRWTNSLKPLVNRLSGIDIDQINNNLIEINDKVKEAKQNHFHGSEEILPWLQKVKEIIIDFNDLMEDIHQKEINTSTVSLFRWVLSIRSRVRVTFQVMKAAENIKTLTKEAKGFLFSVQEERTKFEHHVFEKITMVGRENEKKEIIDQLLKLKISVVVIVGGSGIGKTKLARLICEDQQVKSHFDFPPIWIDSHHETFHVSAAITGKRRLLVLDDLRIEIKLDLEKLQQKLIDSGGAGSAILITTCSHHVANTLAGFASRFVLKGLNEHESRLLFQQIRGTTSTSTSTSTSTNNKQDIEWEIVKDCGGVPLWILIIATLMKNHSGGGDLILEAKQIADVETKFLQEVESIYYDYLPTHQKLCFALCSLFSSDYLIDAERLTQLWTAEGFLTIPYQQLDRACFQDFVSLVFHQEEENGVYRMSRLMHKLAKIVAGDENIIVDSMGEVVKEVMLRASFDFGLDLSCGIPDSVFEKAKKLRTILLSYKNTNNPRLPHEVKMTTSTCDKIFNTFKSLRVLDLHDLGIKVVPTSIQEMKYLRYLDLSHNNIEKLPSCITKLIHLQTLKLSYCHVLKELPRDLQDLAQLKHLDIEGCLDLTHMPAGINNLTSLQTLSLFVASKKHVITTGLRELADLNNLRGTLEILHLEQVKFYPSNEGANDEILKNKRHLQHLTLRWDHDDDEEKNDGVDIDNSDEKLLECLQPHPSLEVLFVVGYNGHSFSNWLVSLQCLVKFTLNDCHKCISLPPMDHLPLLKVLHLRRLNSLEFISKNSTELEVGSTSSTTPIFFPSLKELTISDCPNLKSWWENDEILKNKRPSFTCISKVSIRCCPKLACMPLCTDLDEELVLVDSNLRSMRETETTSEAVLRPLLQLKSMVIERIEESPPQSWLMNFILLEKLHIRDCFNLKSLPQGFKSLSSLKSLSIERCQEFDLENSEGEWEGLKNLHSLTLRSIPKLKSLTQGIGNVLSLKDITIYDCHALTSLPESIGNLTLLEKLFISECRNLDSLPKGMEKIESLHTLIIVDCPLLLPRCQPDTGDDWPQIAHIKNKLVRETPQDLRD